One window of the Archaeoglobus neptunius genome contains the following:
- a CDS encoding NAAT family transporter, which translates to MDLSPYLSYFFTCFTTLFVIIDPPGNLPIFIALTEKFSDEMRERISKRATIIALSILILTMVTGGKILDYFGVSINSLRIAGGILLFIASVDILLGGTRKEAYKRRAEESIDVDSIAVFPLALPLYSGPGAITAGIVIYSQASDIFMRAIAVLSAFLVYGIVRLSHIYSSPIIRLLGRSGADIIARIFAIFLAAIAIEFVFDGLYGELLEMGIIG; encoded by the coding sequence ATGGATCTGAGCCCGTATCTAAGTTACTTTTTTACATGCTTTACAACGCTCTTCGTAATAATAGACCCACCCGGGAATCTTCCGATTTTTATTGCCCTGACCGAAAAGTTCAGCGATGAGATGAGGGAAAGGATCTCAAAGCGAGCAACAATAATAGCTCTATCAATCCTCATTCTCACGATGGTAACTGGGGGGAAAATTCTTGACTACTTTGGCGTGTCGATTAACAGTCTGAGAATAGCAGGCGGGATACTGCTTTTCATTGCATCCGTGGATATACTACTCGGTGGAACGAGAAAGGAAGCTTACAAAAGAAGGGCTGAGGAAAGCATAGATGTAGATTCTATCGCCGTATTTCCCCTCGCTCTTCCTCTTTACTCCGGTCCTGGAGCAATTACTGCAGGTATCGTCATATACTCGCAGGCCAGTGACATCTTTATGAGGGCAATTGCTGTGCTCAGCGCATTCCTCGTTTACGGAATTGTGAGGCTGAGCCACATTTACAGTTCCCCGATAATCAGACTGCTCGGCAGGAGCGGTGCGGATATTATTGCAAGGATATTCGCAATATTTCTGGCTGCAATAGCCATTGAATTCGTCTTTGATGGTCTTTACGGAGAGCTTTTGGAAATGGGCATTATTGGATGA